The DNA window GCATTGTCGGGAACCGAAATGCTGTGGAATCATTCTTACCATTTAAGCAGTCAAGCAGCCGCTTGCAGTCCTCAGTCAGTTGCTTGATATCTCTATCCAGTCTTTCAGTTTCCCCCACCGGCACCGGCTCAGTCAGGATGTTGATCTCCTGCTCCAGGACGAGCAGCCGCTTCTTGTTGTCCCTCAGCGCATTGGCCAGCTTGTCGCGCCGCTGCTTTTGCCGCTCAATAGTTGCGGCATGAGCTGAAGTAGATGCAGAGAAGATGAGTTGATCAATCGATTGGCTTGCTGAGTGTGGAATGTGTGGCTCCGTTGGCTTGGCAACAAATGATTGCTGGGTGGCATTCGCATTACCAAATGTTTCCCCGCAGCTAGATTTATTTTTCTGTCTAACGCCTCTCATTTTATTACTCTGtttgttgctaaaaataattaCCCCACCACCCGCTTGGCTACCACAGATAGCGAGAGGTTCATAAACagaatttatatttaaatagatAATTTTAGTTAAAATGCGCAAGCAAGCACAACCAAAAATCaatctaataataatttattccTACGAAAAAATaggtaaaaataaatgaatacaaaaaacacacagacaaaGTCTTTCGATGCATTTtgtgtttggcttttgggCGACTGttcatttgaatatttttagaCGCTTGATAGATTTCCAACGGAAATAGCCAACAGGGCAGTGGGCCAAGGGATCTCCGATCCAAGTTTATGTGCAGAATATGTCACATCATTATGTGGGATTCGCTGGCATCTTAATTGATAAATAATTTCGTTAATGGCTCTCGCTTTTCTAAATTCTAATGTATTTTGCCCCGGTGGACAATTCTCCAACGATATGAATGACATTTAAAGTGGTTTCTCGTGATAGCGTCGCGTGATTAAATGTCAAAGTGTAAGTGCCTTTTGGgcccacgctgcgtatgcttAATACCTTAGCTGATCAAACGGAGAGATTTTCCTGGCCGCCTTCTTCTCTTTTCCTTTGTTTCTCTCTGTGGTATTACCACCCACATAAACCGCCGTGAACTTGAACGACTCGCGgcgaaaacaaattgaaaacgtCGCAGAAAGAGCGGCCAAAGCGAAATACGTATAAATAATGTGAAAAGTGAGATGGGAGGTACGAAATCGGGAAAAACATGGCCAAAGCCAGAAGCcagacaaaaaacaaaagacattTCGATCTATAGCAAACGAAACGCGTGGGCTTTCGATATGGATAAGGTTCTATACATACATGTGATATGCAACAAAATTGAAACGCGAACAAATATatcaatttgaattaattggaaataaatatatatgaataaacGTGTAcatcatttatttatctatGCATTTCTCATAATTTCTTCGACCCACCAACATGCGTataaaaatttcattcaaTACGTCATCAACTGTTGCTGATCTCACTCACTATCACCTACTGATAACTGCACCATCCCGTAGTTAATGACGTCAAGATGTATCTCCATCTATAAtaattttgcttttgctttatAATTAAACCAGTTTCACAATCATCGATCGCTGCTTTTGATTCCATGTCTTGAACACACCCTGCATCGATCACGACTCCAAGTAACCCCTGCGTTGTGTCACTTTGAGCCCATTCCCAACAATCCCTTGAAGCAAATTGAACCCTGTCGCAAATGTTTCAGTTTGCGAAACACAAGACAGCCCAGTTCCCGCTAATTCTATTTTAGGGCGTAATTCGATTTCCTTATCAAGTGTAAACAATATTGGGCGAACCTGTTCGCTGATAACAAAAGTTCGGAGCCCAACTACGACGGCGTCTGCTCGATAAGCATTGGAATCCAACGGGCATTGGAACTCAATAATAACAAGAATGTAGATCCGAATTTTGTCAGCGAAGCAATAGACACTCTTGTTAATTGATTATACGGACCATTATTGTTTAGGCTCGAGCATACTTTAGGAATCTCGAACATTATTGCGATGACAAttttatcaataaaaaaaatgttttttcaaaCTTCTTCTAAAAGTACTTAACCCCCTTCCTAGAGTATTCGAGTGGAAAATGGTAATAAAAAGCAGCGTGGACAGGCACGTGTGCCCCTAAAAGCACCAAGCTTCCTGCTATATGTGGACACCCCCATTCTGATAAAGGGTAACCCACCTTCTCGATCGCATTCCTCCATGACTCCTTCGTAGAGGGGCATGGTGGGACTACTGTCCGTGCTGTTGCTGATCccaatgttgttgttgtcgctgacGGCATGATTGTTACTATAGTTGGATGCCACAATGTGGTTCTGCTCCTGCGTTGGATATGGGAAAACGTCCGACGTCATATCGGCGTCCCCCAGACCATCTGCCACCACTGATGCTGGCGGAGGCGGCTGTTGATTTGCTGGAACACTTGACACCGGCTCACAGGGCGCGGCGTATAAAGTCCTTGGACGAACGCTGCCCGCACTGAAGACACTGCCCTCGTCCGTCACAGTCAGCTGGAAATTCTTCTGCGTTCCACGGCGCGCGTCAAAACTAACGCTGGAGTAGGTGATCCCACTGCCCTGCCCACTGGGCGCCGGACCGGCGGTGATGTCAATGGCCGATTGCGCCGAGCCCGTCGGTTGGCGCAGGGTGAGATTGAGCGAGGTGAAGCTCTTGCGTCCGCCAGGGGCACTTGGCGACGCTGCCGAGCTGGGCGAGGGAAGCGGCGGCGTACACGTAGTCGTCGCCGGGAAGTCAATGCTGCGAAAATCGCGCGCGTACGGCGGCTCTGGCTGTAGCGTAATGACTGAGCGATGTCGCACCGGCGAGGGTTGTTGTTGCGTTGATGCGATTGCTGCTGACGCCGCAGCACCAGTAGCCGCCGCCGACGACGTTGGTGACGATAAGGGGGCCGCATTGAGCGAGAGCTCAGATTCGCTGGAGCTCATGGGACTGGTGAGACATGAGGAATCGTTGGAGAAGCTGCCGGGCTTCGGCTTGGGTGGCGGCGGAAGTGGCGGTGCCCGGCGCAGCGGCTTGCTCAAGGAAGTGGGCGTCAGCTGGGCTGCGTGGTAATCCCTCTGCTGAcgctgctggcgctgcagAATCTTTTGCTGCAGCTGCGTGCTAAACTGACGTTGCAGATTAAGCGTCGTGGGTCGTGGCCTGGGCTGCGTATCAGGATGTGAGCTAACAACACCTGGCGGCGTGGCCACTCCATTGGTCAGCCCTGCTTCCGGATGTGGTGGTGCTGCCCGTGACGGTTTGAGCGGCGTGGGAGGCTTGGCCTGCCTGTTctggtggtgttgctgctgctgttgctgcaacaCCTTCGCCGGATAACTTTGAACTGGGATGGGATGGAGCGCGAGCTCCTTCCTCAACATCTGGATACAGTTTTCGCGCTGATGGCAATTCTCATTGACGCATTGCGTCACTATGGCATCGGGTATCGTGGGGAACTCCTGCTTCATCTCATGAAACAGGTGCATAATACTAATGTTGGTGCAATGACAGCTCGGCTTGGCCTTGCCACTGGTGGCCTCCTGTTCCTGCTGTGGATGCGTTGCGTGatccagcagctccagctgctcaTAGCTCCCGCTGCGGCTAGCGGGACTATTGGGATTCGGGTTATGACTGGGATTGGGACTCTGgttttggttctggttctTCCGCTGAAAGTGCTGATTGATCGCCTCAGTTAGGGGATTGCCCTTGCCGACTTTTTTGCCATTCAATTGGTGGGTGTTTGATCCGGGCGGCATTGGTGGTGTAGCCGCCATTTTAGGCCATCATTTGTCACAGCTGGAGACCTGGAAAAGTGCAAAAGAACCCATCAGTCAGGTGCTTGGCTATAATTCAATTACTAAGAGGAAAGGAAATCGATTTCTCGTTTCACTCATTCGAGATTATACCATTGCCCGATTTAGAACATTTACTAAGCGTGTTGCGAGCActttttctatttctttttttttatcatttttcaaaataataaaaaagctgCGGATAAGCAGAGACGGCAGAGAGATCTCGGCCAAAATGACATGggatatttaaaaatatttatgacacAACGCAGCCGTGCCATACTGTCTATATTCCGCTTTGATTGACCAAAAGAATGGGCCATTGTCAAGGATAGCACAATTAAAAGGtcacacatatatgtatctggTAAATACTATCTATTGCCGGAATAGATAAGTTAGTGGCGCCTTATTTCACTGATATGGGAAACTATACATATCCAATCGGTGATACAGACAAATAGTGATAGGATTTGGTAAtgggaatttaaattaattacacaaTTTCCTCATTATTTCTACATTTTAAATACAgcacataattaaaatatacgtaattttttgttttcgttgaaCTTACATTGTATATAAGTAAtatgctttttattattaattgcGAGTGATTACACTATGATATTTCTGAAAAACTTgtaatttcataaaattgcTTTTAGCATTTATGAaagattattatttattttgccgaACTCATCACACAAATTCACTTATCAAATTTTATCGTCGTGATAAGGCACTGCTTCTTTTAAAaattggttattttttttatatatgtttatatatatattattgatttttaattttgtttggtcgtatttaatttaaattgttttgcgtAATTTTTGTTCGGTATACACCACTTTTAATCATAAGTTCGAAAACCTCTCGAAGTTCTCGTTACAAAAATCATTTGGATTTCAGTTTGCCTCGAACGCGTTTTAACGCTTTAAATGCCAGCGAAGAACTGAAATACAAATATCGCACATTTTGAGAACCAAAGGCCTACAAATCTAAAAGATCATGAGCAGCAAAGAGGCATCattgtgcttgtgtgtggaaaatgtttggGAGAGCGTAAACAAAaggtataatatatatatttattcctaagaaaattgttgaaattcGTACTAAAACCCAGTGTTAACAATAAAGATACTGAGAAGCAAAACAATTCGTACATTTTTTCTAAAGTACACAATGTGAATACTTGATATCAAAGTGGATATCAAGCATACGCAACGTGGAACAAGTAGGATATTACGCTTGgtagtttaaaataaatgtgagAAAAATAATAGATCCCGTAACGaatcaattaaatcattcaatatttttgccaCACCAATACCACTTTGTAAAAGAAATTTCGATCTTTCTCTTAGCCGCTctcttttataaaaataaatttttgtgtGGGTGTTTCACACCAACACTACAAAGCCAAgaaaattgaatgaaatattcgaaaaataaaccaaaaaaaaaaaaggatgaAGGCACAAAATTAATGATATGCTGGCTAAGGTGAAAGAGTTGAAGACGCAGCAAATTCATATTAAAAAGCGAAAACCCATCAAGTGGGATAAGCATTTAATTGCTGTCCATCAACGACCAAATGAAAATCGCTTAAATTAGCCAGCAGCTTAGCCAAGTATTAGAACCGCCCTCGCAGCCCCACTTTTAGTctgacaaaataaataaaaacaaataataaagcgaagcaaaaccatGTCAGCGACACGAAATctatacaaaaaatgtataattcattaaaatataaGCCACCCAATTGGCGGCGATGGCGCCTTTAAAATTGGCCAgcgaaacataaacaataaattataattttatatacatttctTACTTTCCAgttgctgtttatttttaaatcaaaacGAAGCTGTTGTTGCCTGCGATAACAACATTTTCAAGTTGCTAAGGAAATTAAGAAGTCATTAAAGATAAACCCCAAAATATgatgaaaacaatttttctgtcttttttttcattttttttctagTTCCATAAAATTCCAACATCACTTTGTGGGGTACTTATAGACGGATGAGCGGAACACGTAAATTGCGATCtgatatttgaaaatatttagacaATTTCTCCTATTTTCTTTTGGTACGATATTTGGTGGGTAAAGAGATCAAATCGAAGGGGGAGTGGCAGGGATCGCGAAGGGGTCGATGGGAAGGCAATGAAAATTCATTTTCTTTGCTCTTAAGATTGCTacgttttgtttgccagctaCGTCTGCCTCTCAGTTTTCCCacttatttttccttatagCGGGTGGCagacaaacaacaacaagaatgGGGCGATCGACTGCAGACGTAAACGACCTTCACAATTAGCCAGATATATGCAGGGCAGATAGGAGAGATgaagatacaaagatacaccCATACAAACGCGAATGCCCAGAATGCACAAGCCAGAAAATCGGAAATCGACGTCAAATATTTCGCAGGCCATagtgtatataaaaaattgaGAGTACTCGTGTGGAAATGATAATGTTGTGCATACATATCTTCATATGTACAGTGCGGTTCGGATTTGCAGAGATATTACCCAGAAATCTCCATAAAAAGGTTATACTTGACAAGCCTAGAAATAACAtcacttattattattgtgtGAATATTATTATGATAACCCATGGGAAAATAGTTTCTTAAAGGTTACTTTTATAGATATTTAACTGTCTTCTAAAAATGTTACGATCGTTAACTGGCtaatgttttgtaatttaacaAAATTCATGCATAGGaatttttgtttcagtttgTTTCAAAATTCATGCATAAGaatttttgtttcagtttttataaaaCACATAAAGTTATGCTACGCACTGTTTGGACATTATACCTATTGTACAGGTAAAAGATCATTTGTATTATTCTAtacttcgttttttattttattctgccTTTTCGAGGACacgcaaaacaaacataaaaccagctaagagcaacaaaaacatgaaaaaagaACTAAAAGTTCGCACTGTGTGccaaaaacatacaaaaacaaaaaagtttacaaaGTCATTAAAATTATGGCAGCTCACGATTGTTTAGGTATTTCGGACTGTGAGGGAGTGAAATTTCGGTGGGTGTGTAACTCTTGTAATTAGTCGAGCAAAATTTCCATTCATTAAAATGCCTTTGTGAAACTTTTTGGTAGCAGTGCTGTGAGCGCGTGTTCCTTGGTCGATTTACATGAAATTGTCTTATGGGAATTTCCAATGATTACATTTCGGTATTCAGATGCCAGTGAACCTTAAATGTTCATGTGGCTCAAATAATTATTCTGCATAAAATAGTTGTTAATTGTTTTACTGCTGACTTTAgttcaaataattatttttcccaTCTTGTACTAAGTCTAGCACATAATATTAAAAGAATGTACTAAACCAGTTTTATCCTGAATATCATGGCGGTTTCCGGACTTTCCAATGCCAAATCTAGATTTAAATGGTATTCCTCCAAACCTTTAGTTTGGTTCGATTTGCAGCCTAACAAACGTGTAATCTCCCTGTCTATCAACCCAATAAGTCTGATAATATCTTGGCCCGACTGGGGAATTACCATGCGCCCTCGAAGACTTTAAGGTATCGATGCATATTGACCGGAAATCTCGCTGTCTGGCAtgtcaaaaaataaacatatataaataacaaaaaatcgCCAAAAATATGCttgaatacaaaaataattgcGAAAGGAACTACGTACTAGAAGGCGTCCTTCCCGCACCTTCAACTTGCttttaaaacacaaaacataTGGATAGCCGAAATGAACTGGGAAAATAAGAGGAGatgaactaaaaaaaaaataacaagggGCTGCAGTAAATAACATGGAAAACAACTTTCACTTTGtcgcaaaacaacaaaacgactcggaaattaaataaaaagagatAGAGGAACGTAGAAAAGTATGTGAATTgtgaaaattataaatcaaatgcaGAGACATGAAACGGAATGGAAGCAGCACACAAAATACCAAAAGACGAAAAATGGaacgaaaataattttattttgtattttggtgCTCGCTCGCcgattttcttttgcttttcttgCCTCGCCAATAATTTGAAGAGGCGTTTTGCGGAATTTTCTGCAGACGTCAGGCCTTGACGTCATTGCCGAATTCTAGAATTGAATATGGGCATGGGAAATCAAAATCGGCGGGGAAATGGAATGGGTATCGCAATGGAAAATCAACGTGGAACACCTCGCCTGCCTACTGTGTAAACTACTTATTAATTTATACGACAAgttattcatttattataataCACCCATATGATCAGACCGCCGATCGCCGCAATTTGCCTTTTTCAAATTGTGAAAATAATCGAAGCGGAGTTATTTTTAGTCGATGTCCAAATCCAACCAGGTGTGTTGCGGTTGGCGGGGGGAAGCCCACCTTATCGCGCGACATTTGTGTCTCTTCGCAACAGGggacatatgtacatatattttcctCAACTCGCCCCTTCCCGAAACAAAATATCAACACAATTGCTGGCGATAAGATAGATTTGAATTGATGGGAAAGTTTTCTTTGGGACCGCTAGAAAATACTGTACAGTAGTCACTCAAGTGAAGAAAAAACACTTACTTACAAGACTTTTAAGTTTTGTTGATATAGCATTTGAGTTGGAGAACCATCGTTATGGAATGTAATATGTAATCTTAGCTATTATGTCAGAAGAGCATTTTAACTCTGATATATCAGCATGACAATCAAAAAAGCTGTACTCATAAATAAAGTCAGGTAGGTAATAATGCGTATAATAAGCACTATCGCTCCGCATCATACAACAAAAGCATCCACTGTTCCATTCATTTAAGCAAATGTAATGATTGaagttttttaagtttttgcaTATTCGGTATCCAAAAAATCACTTTATAAGCGACATTTAGTGGAACTCCAAGAATCATAGCTTAAATACATACGAATGTACGTACATAAGTACTCACTATCATGGGTATTtccaaattacattttttgttcaTGATAAGCACACATAAATTATAAGACGCTTGAACTGTCATTTAAATCTGGGTTTAATTTATGaggtttttgtatttattatattgCCGTGACAAAGGGTAGTTTTGATgctattgaaaataaaataatatattgaACAGGCTTGTCGCTCGAAAGGAGAGTTACCGCTTAAATATTGAAACAGAATTCAGATAATCACAAAGAGATGATGacttttttctctctctgctTTATATTTGCACTCTCAACTGTTGAAACGCCGGGAAATTCCCGCAATTACAAGAAAATCGCCACATAAACAAAGTCACAAAACggaacagaaaaaaataataaacactGAAAAAAAGGGGAATTTCATTAGTTTTTTACAGATGGATTTTATAATTACAATTTGCACTTATAAATACCACCAAAAGTTTTCAAGCAATTTGATGTATTTCTAATTCATTATCTCTTAAAAATCACTCTCGTAAATATTACTTGTGTTTTTTACAGTGCATGACAAGTGCAAAAACTTGTGAACTTGTTTTCTTAGTACGAAACTAAAccgaaacaacaacaacgtaCAGAGAGCGCTCATTGTTATTGATAGTGGGAGAAAATCTAAAAGCACACATAGGAAATCAATATTTGCACTTTGCGATTAGAAGCGGTTGAAGGGGGgtgagtgggcggtgggtggtagGTGGTTTCGTTTACATATTTCGAAAAGAAGGCCATTTCGAGGGAGTTTTAGCCGTTATCAATAGGCGGAAATACGTATACGCATGTACGAATGGGTAATACAGTTACGTGCAGTCTTGCACAGACACACGAATACCAATGTGCAGTGCGAGTGCGAAAGAGACACGTAATGGCTGTGTTAACGGCACAAGATAAAAACCAGCTACAGCCAGCGTgggagcgagcgagagggagggtgagagcgcgagagagagagagcaaaaAACAGGTGACATTGGCAGCTACGCAATAGtagataaaaaatatacatatttaaaaacaactGAGATCGATTGGAAAAGTGAAATGTTGGAAAACTTGGTATGGCCCCTCTCCCCTTAAAGACGCATTCACAACATGTTGCctgtgtgtgaatgtgtttatttattgcttttatttggTGCATTAGGTGATCtgcttgtgtgtgcgagtTGTTTTTCACAATTTGTTATTTGCACACAGAGCAGATCCACCCACACCTGCGCAGTTCTCAAAGGTATGTGGCTGTGTGCATGAGCAGAAGAAGCAAAATCCAGAGATTTGCGATTTGCATtctttttccccattttcacTTACCAAATAAGTTAACTTCTTggatttttttaatattcctTTGTTCCTCGCTCTTTTTGCTGTTGGTTATTTGACATTCAATGTTGTGATTTCGGTATTTTGGTGCTTTTAAATCTGAATTTTCACTTTTGCCCCTTCGAATATTTAGTTGGCTTTGTTTTCGTATTGCTTTTTTTCACACACTCACAACTACACGCACAGTTCACGCAAAAGCTCCGCTTTGtttaatttagttatttattttatttgtcgcattaaacttaattaaacGTTTATTTTCACGTCGCTCTTTTCGCGATCACAAAACAGCAGTGTGACCAGAGAAGAAGGagcaaaaaaaacgaaatactttGAGACCTGTCAccacatttaaaaataccacatattttcaaattcaCATTCCCTTATTTTtacattaatataaatttataaaataattgaattatctaaaataaaaaaattgtctAATGGAAATTCAAGAAtcgtttaaaaaaataaagtttagGCGGCATACGAGTTGTATGTGTGGTATCTTTTGTAATACCACTGATTTGCGTAGTGTTGGGTGGGGAAGTGAAGTCACAGTGTTGTGAAGCGTTGCAAGTCCGTTTGATTTCCGATTTGGCATTCGAAATTGTTTTTCCTTAATTTTCCTCTCCAATAAACGATTTCTAGAAATGAAGACCACGCCGAAGAAGAAGGAGATGTCCCTGCGCCTTCGGGAGTCGCGCCGGGAGGAGCAGAAACCAGAGCCGATCAACCAACCGCCGGACGACGATGCAGAGTCGGATTTGCCCATTCGGGGCCGTCCCTCGAAGaagctgctcctccagcagcaacagcagcgccagTTCCAAGTCAAGCTAGAGCCAGATGTCAAGGCGGTTACTGCGGGCGTCAGCGGAAAGCCGTCGACATCGTCGAGTGCAGCATCCGCCACCGGGGGACGCATCAAGGCCAGGAGAATGCTCTACAAGAAGAATGTTGGCGGAGCGGCAGCAGCCCAGAAGGCTCCTGGCGAGTCCTACGTGATGCGACTGTTTGAGCGTAGTTTAGACCTTTCCAAATACCAGGATGGGACTCCTTTGTACCCCATATGCCGCGCCTGGATGGCGAATCAACCCAGGAATCCCGCTGTGGCCGCTTTTCAAACAGATGGTTCTTTTACGGCCACCAAATGTGAGGAAAACGGCGAGGAGATCCTGTCCCAATTGAAAAGCGGCGAGATGAAGATGCTTACGCACCTGCCGCAGCCAAAGCCCACGGATCTACCCATAATTCCGCCTCGTCTGGAGTTTAGCCAGGAGGAAAAGAAACGGGAGAAGGCTCTGGAAGGGGCAAGTGCTTTCGATTTGCTTTCTTCGAATGTTAACCGCTGGAAGAAAGTGCGCGGCCACTGGCTGAAGCATATCAAGAAATACGAAAAGGAGCGCTTTGAAGTTATTGACAAGATTATGAACGTGGTCTGCAAGAACTGAAGCTTGTCTAGGTGATTTGGGAAGGGGGACAAAGAATGCAAAATGACCTGgattaattgtaaaaaaaaagaggattCAAAAAATCCTGTTACCACtgaattgaatatatatgcGAATCAGATGattttacactttatatatattaaataaaattaaacttatCAAATAGACTAATGCAAGTCTATCAAGAAAACGATTTAACATTTGTATGCCGgcaattttgtatattttcatgatttaaaaataaaatgaagacTAGAGATGTTGTGTACTTGTATTCGAAAAAAATTGCATCAGGGAGAGGTAAGCGAAGTTGACTTGAGTAGATTATCCCAATCTTTTAGATAAGAAACACATAGTTCTGTCATTGACTtgaataaatgtttatttgtattgGTAGAAGATGCGTTCCCATTGCGGTTAAATTAGTTCTAGTTTAGAGCTGGGTGTGAagttatcattattattttgggTTGGCAAATGCTGCTGGATTGTTCTGGTTCCGATTTTGATGTTCTTCGGCTCGTCGCCGGTGCGCCGGTCCGCAGCCCCCTGCCATTTGGTTGGGGGTATACATATTAGGCATCCTGTGCGCCTATTCGACCTTGAGTAGCTCGACGTCGAAGGTGAGGGTGGAGTTGGGCGGAATGACGCCGGGGTGGCCACGACTTCCGTAGGCATAATCCGGCGAGCAGATCAGCTTGGCGCGCTGTCCAACGCTCAACTGGGCAACTCCCTCATCCCAGCCACGGATGACCTCGCCCTTGCCGATGGTGAACTTGAAGGGCTTGTTGCGGTCGCGCGACGAATCGAACTGTGTGAGTCAATGTGGATCGTTAGCTGGTGTTCGCGAGGACCGGGACTACTCACCTTGGTGCCATCGTCCAGGGTGCCGGTGTAGTGGACCGTGACCTTTTGGCCATTCTTGGGGAAGGTGCTGCCTGCGGGCAGGGAATACAAAAATGGATGTGTGTGAGCGAGACGACCATAATGTCGCAGGTAATTTTCCGAATTGTGCATCGCGAAAATGCACTTCATAGGTTAGAAATGCCGGTAGTCTACTGCATTTCCTGCGGGTTTTAATGCAATCATTAAGTACTCACCATCACCATTAGCAATTGGAACCACTTGTACGCCCATTTcgattagtttttttttagcaaaattCCGAGCGGAAAATAAGCACGTTGAATTCAGTTCGTCGCGTCGCCGAATGACAGCTAGTGGTGAGCGATGGCCTGTGTGCGGAATCTATCACACACAGCATATCGATTTGTTATCTAAACGAATAATCGATAATCACAATTTGGTATTTGCGCGCATTAGTTTGAATTTTTTCCTTCGAACCGAATGAATCAAGGAAAGCAAGGATCTCTTATCCTAATATAGGATAAATAAGTAAAGTAAGAAATTATTCCAGAATTTGATTTGTTTCATGCGAGAtgtgtataa is part of the Drosophila yakuba strain Tai18E2 chromosome 2R, Prin_Dyak_Tai18E2_2.1, whole genome shotgun sequence genome and encodes:
- the LOC6530967 gene encoding protein lin-37 homolog yields the protein MKTTPKKKEMSLRLRESRREEQKPEPINQPPDDDAESDLPIRGRPSKKLLLQQQQQRQFQVKLEPDVKAVTAGVSGKPSTSSSAASATGGRIKARRMLYKKNVGGAAAAQKAPGESYVMRLFERSLDLSKYQDGTPLYPICRAWMANQPRNPAVAAFQTDGSFTATKCEENGEEILSQLKSGEMKMLTHLPQPKPTDLPIIPPRLEFSQEEKKREKALEGASAFDLLSSNVNRWKKVRGHWLKHIKKYEKERFEVIDKIMNVVCKN
- the LOC6530966 gene encoding putative uncharacterized protein DDB_G0271606 isoform X2 — protein: MAATPPMPPGSNTHQLNGKKVGKGNPLTEAINQHFQRKNQNQNQSPNPSHNPNPNSPASRSGSYEQLELLDHATHPQQEQEATSGKAKPSCHCTNISIMHLFHEMKQEFPTIPDAIVTQCVNENCHQRENCIQMLRKELALHPIPVQSYPAKVLQQQQQQHHQNRQAKPPTPLKPSRAAPPHPEAGLTNGVATPPGVVSSHPDTQPRPRPTTLNLQRQFSTQLQQKILQRQQRQQRDYHAAQLTPTSLSKPLRRAPPLPPPPKPKPGSFSNDSSCLTSPMSSSESELSLNAAPLSSPTSSAAATGAAASAAIASTQQQPSPVRHRSVITLQPEPPYARDFRSIDFPATTTCTPPLPSPSSAASPSAPGGRKSFTSLNLTLRQPTGSAQSAIDITAGPAPSGQGSGITYSSVSFDARRGTQKNFQLTVTDEGSVFSAGSVRPRTLYAAPCEPVSSVPANQQPPPPASVVADGLGDADMTSDVFPYPTQEQNHIVASNYSNNHAVSDNNNIGISNSTDSSPTMPLYEGVMEECDREAHAATIERQKQRRDKLANALRDNKKRLLVLEQEINILTEPVPVGETERLDRDIKQLTEDCKRLLDCLNEPQANQDQGPTSPANRQHLLPASNAPQQQPQHQPQPFPRQRQGARVQAPPSSLRLHSVPAAPISQPVQDFGQHHSSAPTSACLTPQMQSQQQMFQLQQEPPPTYAQYYQFQQYLQQQRQQQLQQQMQQQQQQQLQQQQLQQQMQQQLQPQQEEEFQSDSDVDEEEETLDSWACNMCTFRNHPQLNICEACENVRIQPAPVLSREDIHITLSPGENRIIHSWILS
- the LOC6530966 gene encoding putative uncharacterized protein DDB_G0271606 isoform X1, which encodes MAATPPMPPGSNTHQLNGKKVGKGNPLTEAINQHFQRKNQNQNQSPNPSHNPNPNSPASRSGSYEQLELLDHATHPQQEQEATSGKAKPSCHCTNISIMHLFHEMKQEFPTIPDAIVTQCVNENCHQRENCIQMLRKELALHPIPVQSYPAKVLQQQQQQHHQNRQAKPPTPLKPSRAAPPHPEAGLTNGVATPPGVVSSHPDTQPRPRPTTLNLQRQFSTQLQQKILQRQQRQQRDYHAAQLTPTSLSKPLRRAPPLPPPPKPKPGSFSNDSSCLTSPMSSSESELSLNAAPLSSPTSSAAATGAAASAAIASTQQQPSPVRHRSVITLQPEPPYARDFRSIDFPATTTCTPPLPSPSSAASPSAPGGRKSFTSLNLTLRQPTGSAQSAIDITAGPAPSGQGSGITYSSVSFDARRGTQKNFQLTVTDEGSVFSAGSVRPRTLYAAPCEPVSSVPANQQPPPPASVVADGLGDADMTSDVFPYPTQEQNHIVASNYSNNHAVSDNNNIGISNSTDSSPTMPLYEGVMEECDREAHAATIERQKQRRDKLANALRDNKKRLLVLEQEINILTEPVPVGETERLDRDIKQLTEDCKRLLDCLNEPQANQDQGPTSPANRQHLLPASNAPQQQPQHQPQPFPRQRQGARVQAPPSSLRLHSVPAAPISQPVQDFGQHHSSAPTSACLTPQMQSQQQMFQLQQEPPPTYAQYYQFQQYLQQQRQQQLQQQMQQQQQQQLQQQQLQQQMQQQLQPQQEEEFQSDSDVDEEEETLDSWACNMCTFRNHPQLNICEACENVRIQPGMIRIVPSGGGSAAAATPPGTIEQQQQPPQQPYALHT
- the LOC6530968 gene encoding peptidyl-prolyl cis-trans isomerase Fkbp12: MGVQVVPIANGDGSTFPKNGQKVTVHYTGTLDDGTKFDSSRDRNKPFKFTIGKGEVIRGWDEGVAQLSVGQRAKLICSPDYAYGSRGHPGVIPPNSTLTFDVELLKVE